The window GACACGGGCGCCGAGGTGGCCCAGGTGCCGCTCGGCGAGGCCGGCACCCCGCACCTTCGGTACCGGTGCCTGCGACGAGGGGACCTCAACGCCGCCCTGCAGGCCGAGGTCGAGCGCCGGGGCATCCCCCTCCGGCACGGCGCCCGCCTCGTGTCCGTCGAGGACGGCCCGGACGGCGTCACCGCCCACTTCGCCGACGGCAGCACGGCGACCGGCGACCTCCTCATCGGGGCCGACGGCCTGAACTCCACCGTCCGCCGGCTCATCGCCCCCGAGGCACGCCCGGGGTACGCCGGACAGTACGTCTTCTACGGCTACACCGCCGCCGCACCCGGATCCGGCGACGGCGAGACCATCACCATGGTGCGCGGCAGCACCGTCGCCTTCGGGTACGCGGTGTCGCCGGAGGGGGAGACGTACTGGTTCGCGCGCGTCTCCGACGCCCCCTTGGCCGCGGACGCCATCGCGCACGGCACCCCGGCCCAGTGGCGCGACCTGCTGCTGCCGCTGCTCCGCAAGGACTCCACCCCCGCAGCGGACCTCGTCGCGGGCACCCCCGACCACCTCATGGTCACCAACGCCACCGAACTCCCCACCGGGACACCTTGGCGCTCCGCCCGGACCCTGGTCATCGGCGACGCGGCCCACGCCGCGTCCCCCGCCACCGGGCAGGGCGCCTCGATGGCGCTGGAGGACGCCGTCGTCCTCGCCAAGTCCCTGCGCGACGCGCCGGACACCGACGCCGCGCTCACCCTCTACGAGACACTCCGCCGCCCCCGCGTGGAACACAACATCACCGTCAGCGGCAACATCTCCCGCGGCGCCCACACCCCCTCGGTCCCCGGCCCCCGAGGCGCGAGTGCGAACCGGCCGGGCGACGACGAGCTCATACGGCACCTGGAGTGGGGCACCGACCTCTGGCAACTCGCGCCGTGAATCGACGCGTAAATCGACGCCGCAAATCGGCGCCGTGACGCGACGCGGTAATCGATGGAACGACCAACCGACGCAACCCCGGAGCGCACCGGCCCCTCATACAGGTCGAACCAGCCCGGGTTCGCGGAGAGGAGCGCCTGTTGCCCCGTCAGTTGTCCCGCCGCCAGTTCGTGGTCTACTCGCTCGCGGCGACCACCCTGACCGTCGCTGCCCCGCTCGGCTGCGACGGCTCGACCGCGGAAGGCGCCGAGGAAACCACGGACGGCGGCCGCAGGTCGTCCGACGTCCTGGTGACCGGCACCGACGGGGAGATGCTGGTCCTGGAGGTCACCCCGGCCAACAGGGTCGTCGTACGGCTGCCGCGCGTCGAGGTCGGCCAGGGCGTCACCACCGCCGTCGCCATGATGATCGCCGAGGAGCTGGACGCCCGGCTCGCCGACGTGGACATCCCGCTCGCGGACGCCCGCAGCGAGGGCAACCAGTTCACCGGCGGCTCCAGTT of the Streptomyces sp. T12 genome contains:
- a CDS encoding FAD-dependent oxidoreductase, which encodes MGGGIAGAGAALALHKAGFDVAVYEAHPDSAEDIGAFLTLASNGMRALAQVDASAAVTGIGFPLTLMRVLDDTGAEVAQVPLGEAGTPHLRYRCLRRGDLNAALQAEVERRGIPLRHGARLVSVEDGPDGVTAHFADGSTATGDLLIGADGLNSTVRRLIAPEARPGYAGQYVFYGYTAAAPGSGDGETITMVRGSTVAFGYAVSPEGETYWFARVSDAPLAADAIAHGTPAQWRDLLLPLLRKDSTPAADLVAGTPDHLMVTNATELPTGTPWRSARTLVIGDAAHAASPATGQGASMALEDAVVLAKSLRDAPDTDAALTLYETLRRPRVEHNITVSGNISRGAHTPSVPGPRGASANRPGDDELIRHLEWGTDLWQLAP